A part of Legionella quinlivanii genomic DNA contains:
- the traW gene encoding type-F conjugative transfer system protein TraW produces the protein MKKRAGFALSLFISVVSVHAQNLGNYGEVFPIIEEDIREVIMNKLHRMERSGELKEHQEQLISRVEAHVRRPNPLHLSTTKSPRVYEIDPSINVNQTLYTPDGVLIAKAGTRLNPFERTSFSKTLLFFNADDPKQMAWVHTHYKQYDFVKFILTGGDVRETSNLLGSIYFDLEGRLSSYFHLQHVPSIVRQKGVVWSIQEISCE, from the coding sequence ATGAAAAAACGAGCCGGTTTTGCTTTGTCATTATTTATAAGTGTGGTGTCTGTGCACGCTCAAAATCTGGGAAATTATGGAGAGGTGTTCCCCATTATTGAGGAGGATATCCGTGAAGTGATTATGAATAAGCTTCATCGAATGGAGCGTTCTGGCGAATTAAAAGAGCACCAGGAACAATTGATTTCACGTGTTGAAGCCCATGTCAGGCGGCCTAATCCGCTTCATCTATCGACTACAAAGTCTCCCAGAGTATATGAAATAGATCCAAGTATCAACGTTAATCAAACGCTTTATACCCCTGATGGCGTGTTAATCGCTAAAGCAGGTACTCGTTTGAATCCCTTTGAACGCACTTCCTTTTCAAAGACGTTGCTTTTCTTCAACGCCGATGATCCCAAACAAATGGCATGGGTTCACACGCATTACAAACAATATGACTTTGTAAAATTTATTTTAACGGGAGGGGACGTCAGGGAAACGTCGAACTTGCTGGGTTCAATTTATTTTGATTTGGAAGGGCGATTGAGCAGTTATTTTCATCTCCAACATGTGCCTTCCATCGTAAGGCAAAAGGGAGTTGTTTGGAGCATTCAGGAAATCAGCTGCGAATAA
- the traU gene encoding conjugal transfer pilus assembly protein TraU → MISRLILRCLLLVLFGTHSALYASQCKGHFVNPITDVCWNCLFPLTIGSSDVVKSSYPDTKNPGTPLCLCPTPIGERLGVTIGYWEPTALVDVTRKPWCMVNLGVQLKVTKKGLGGSQFPETDGRGAFYYVHWYKYPLVYWLQVLTSLGCMETEDFDILYPSELDPTWNDSELAFIINPEAVLFTSPPVRASCAFDATKALGGTAVNSLFWCQGAQGSTYPLTGFVAHQSSPISAAVLLAERVDFKLHRPPTPAIRDSIGKDWPAICHTYASSIMPKNRYRYQLVNTLPEAHRCHPFGQSVVGWEAGHTYPGDGDNFGFLIWKKRNCCFL, encoded by the coding sequence ATGATAAGTCGACTCATTTTAAGGTGCCTTTTACTCGTCTTATTCGGCACTCATAGCGCATTATATGCTTCCCAGTGCAAAGGGCATTTTGTGAATCCCATTACCGATGTGTGTTGGAACTGTTTATTCCCACTGACGATTGGGAGTAGTGACGTCGTTAAAAGCAGTTATCCCGATACAAAAAACCCAGGAACCCCCTTGTGTTTATGCCCCACGCCCATTGGCGAGCGCTTAGGCGTAACCATTGGCTATTGGGAGCCGACTGCATTAGTGGATGTTACTCGTAAGCCCTGGTGCATGGTTAATTTGGGAGTACAGCTGAAAGTCACCAAGAAAGGGTTAGGTGGTTCGCAATTCCCGGAAACCGATGGCCGTGGGGCGTTTTATTATGTGCATTGGTACAAATATCCCCTAGTCTATTGGCTGCAGGTGTTAACTTCGCTTGGCTGTATGGAGACAGAGGATTTTGACATTTTGTATCCTTCCGAATTAGATCCGACCTGGAATGACTCAGAACTCGCCTTCATCATTAATCCTGAGGCGGTATTATTTACGTCCCCTCCTGTAAGAGCCTCTTGTGCTTTTGATGCCACGAAAGCGCTGGGTGGTACAGCGGTTAATAGCCTGTTTTGGTGTCAGGGTGCGCAAGGCTCGACCTATCCATTAACCGGTTTTGTTGCCCATCAATCCAGTCCGATTAGTGCAGCTGTATTATTGGCAGAGCGGGTTGATTTCAAACTCCATCGGCCGCCAACACCAGCCATTCGCGATTCAATTGGCAAAGATTGGCCTGCAATCTGCCATACCTATGCATCCAGCATTATGCCCAAAAACCGCTATCGATATCAGTTAGTCAACACCTTGCCTGAAGCGCATCGTTGCCATCCGTTTGGGCAATCGGTGGTGGGCTGGGAAGCGGGGCACACCTATCCCGGGGATGGCGACAATTTCGGGTTCTTAATTTGGAAAAAAAGAAACTGCTGTTTTCTTTAA
- a CDS encoding TrbI F-type domain-containing protein → MRFNSKYLLAVLTGAVLSGVLTWSHPKGAPIAIVDMQRVLNQPAVLLSQSHLSEKEQKTVLSHYSSLLPQVLSEFGESRHVTLIAATVIASGSLDVTDEVIAIALEKLKGS, encoded by the coding sequence ATGCGGTTTAATTCTAAATATCTCCTGGCCGTTTTAACGGGTGCCGTACTCTCTGGTGTTTTGACATGGAGCCATCCGAAAGGAGCGCCCATTGCTATTGTCGATATGCAACGTGTTTTGAATCAGCCAGCCGTTTTGTTAAGTCAAAGCCATTTATCTGAAAAAGAGCAGAAGACCGTATTAAGTCATTATTCGTCTTTATTGCCACAGGTGCTTTCAGAATTTGGCGAGTCACGTCACGTGACCTTAATTGCCGCCACGGTTATCGCCAGCGGGTCGCTGGATGTCACAGATGAAGTGATTGCAATCGCTTTGGAGAAACTCAAAGGATCATGA
- the trbC gene encoding type-F conjugative transfer system pilin assembly protein TrbC, with protein MSSLMITTGHANVNDHLNEALETSEQQQSTIPKEVLMQLNQSSNQSYDANRTLIENIIQSTQKQTAHVRTGQTVDGAVLFVSFSMPDALLFALADEAASYKIPVVINGLIEGDFKKTITAFSKLNAKAKQQKLAFNGVSVDPLWFEQFHITAVPALVVSKRPVSCGQQLLCKEQPFDVVYGNASIKNSLQLIADKGETAAKVAQLILEKGHV; from the coding sequence ATGAGCTCATTAATGATCACAACAGGCCATGCCAATGTGAATGATCACCTAAACGAGGCATTAGAAACCAGCGAACAGCAGCAGAGCACTATCCCTAAAGAGGTGTTGATGCAGCTAAATCAATCCTCTAATCAGTCGTATGATGCGAATCGAACGCTGATTGAGAACATTATTCAAAGCACGCAAAAGCAAACGGCACACGTACGAACAGGTCAAACCGTTGATGGAGCGGTATTATTCGTTTCCTTTTCAATGCCAGACGCATTGCTGTTTGCACTGGCCGATGAAGCAGCCTCTTATAAAATTCCAGTGGTGATTAATGGACTCATCGAGGGGGATTTCAAAAAAACGATCACAGCTTTTTCTAAACTCAATGCCAAGGCCAAACAACAAAAACTGGCCTTTAATGGGGTATCGGTCGATCCCTTATGGTTTGAGCAGTTTCATATTACGGCCGTCCCCGCACTGGTCGTCAGTAAAAGACCTGTTTCATGCGGCCAGCAGTTGCTTTGCAAAGAACAGCCTTTTGATGTGGTTTATGGCAATGCATCCATTAAAAACAGTTTACAGCTCATTGCGGATAAAGGAGAAACCGCAGCCAAGGTTGCACAACTGATATTGGAGAAAGGCCATGTTTAA